In Luteolibacter sp. Y139, the following proteins share a genomic window:
- a CDS encoding exo-alpha-sialidase, with protein MLFLRFLLLACLLTLANAEVVPEDETLKIFVLTGQSNSLGTLGTTDLSMRFGAVGTHPAEQAGGVPFYWDNRSDGTAAGDAALGKSDGWTVVGAQTGGVYAGNDDHWGPEVGFARMLWNAGYRHFAIVKAARGGGGNSFWQKSAADHHMYDHVVATVSAAVASLPSGYHAHRIAGLLYVQGESNSTTEASEAGTRFSELLVNLKADLAGAASLTGVFGEIGGAGTSRDTTRSAQLALANSRADIGYAESTGLTLQNQDGQSVHYDAESQILLGERMAAEVIGMDALPTKPLPAWANVHAWFVADNGMAFDSADAVNRWADIHNGGAVRDLTRRVAGQTFRRAVTAGNGQARQVMRFDGTNDLWANATTEFGALTGARSVAALCRVTDAADGFLFDGTTGTGRTRAEVRSGQWQAGVTTSTGSWNGTETNTTARQTGVWQQHVFTFMPNGSGGTTVGHWVNGALTATVTDSQVTNLGGLILGANGGSPFMRLKADIAEVAVFSSVLGAGEVAELKADWDARWGTLTGPPLSISVSQTPREIPRFGRNELLGMEINTPAVTTLQEVRVQLAAGTREKVSSVAIVNATTGVVLGSVDAPGSDALVFPVSASLAEGSHRFQVAIIPQRYVPLGSSLDASVTSVTVAGQGSTVPVNADPVGVVTLGLVPQFTDVVKSGDLGINTFRIPGIVCDGHGVMHAVYDHRYDSSADLPANVDVGYSRSTDGGATWTTSRVIMDFDAAVSGSSGNGVGDPCILHDPVTDTLWVAALWSFGNHAYNGSGAGTLPTESGQYVLVKSEDGGVTWSAPINVTAAVKDNVNWHLIFQGPGHGLAMRDGTLVFPSQYRDESGTVRVCSVFSSDHGATWDFGSGVPTSSPQTNENTVCELDDGQLLFSMRTPSGSNGQRAWIRYTPGGAVPMRDGSWGSLFRLAAVPDPVCQGSVIQWTSVHRGDPRELVLFGNPASSSARSNFTLRVSPDGGASWPVSRQLYAGAAAYSSICILPDHSVGVLFEKDDYTRITFARVEAEWLMNPAVDGDGDGMPDAWELLYGLNASVNDAGLDFDRDGFSNKDEYEAGTGPANAGSVLGVTGFEAGGELRWKSVPGRSYAVERSVDLFSWDVVSGLGEVLATGGEMGVELPSGEEDAEFYRVRVVR; from the coding sequence ATGTTGTTTCTCCGCTTCCTGCTGCTGGCTTGTCTGCTGACCCTCGCGAACGCCGAGGTGGTGCCGGAGGATGAGACGCTGAAGATCTTCGTGCTGACGGGGCAGTCGAATTCGCTGGGGACGCTTGGGACGACTGACTTGAGCATGCGCTTCGGGGCGGTGGGGACGCATCCGGCGGAGCAGGCGGGTGGCGTGCCTTTCTACTGGGACAATCGTAGTGACGGCACGGCTGCGGGGGATGCGGCGCTGGGCAAATCGGATGGGTGGACGGTGGTGGGCGCGCAGACGGGCGGGGTGTATGCGGGCAATGACGATCACTGGGGACCGGAGGTGGGATTTGCGCGGATGCTGTGGAATGCGGGCTACCGGCACTTTGCGATCGTGAAGGCGGCGCGGGGTGGTGGTGGGAATAGCTTTTGGCAGAAGAGCGCGGCGGATCATCACATGTATGACCATGTGGTCGCGACGGTGAGTGCGGCGGTGGCGAGTTTGCCGAGCGGGTATCATGCGCACCGGATTGCGGGGTTGCTGTATGTGCAGGGGGAGAGCAACAGCACGACGGAGGCGAGCGAGGCGGGGACGCGGTTCAGTGAGCTGCTAGTGAATTTGAAGGCGGACTTGGCAGGGGCGGCGTCGCTGACGGGTGTGTTTGGTGAGATCGGTGGGGCGGGGACGAGCCGTGATACGACGAGGAGCGCGCAGCTGGCGCTGGCGAACAGCCGGGCGGACATCGGGTATGCGGAATCGACGGGGCTCACGCTGCAGAATCAGGATGGGCAGAGTGTGCACTATGATGCGGAGAGCCAGATTCTGTTAGGTGAGCGGATGGCGGCGGAGGTGATCGGGATGGATGCCCTGCCGACGAAGCCGCTGCCGGCGTGGGCGAACGTTCATGCGTGGTTTGTGGCGGACAATGGGATGGCTTTCGACAGTGCGGATGCGGTGAATCGCTGGGCGGACATTCACAATGGCGGTGCGGTGCGGGACCTGACGCGGCGGGTGGCGGGGCAGACATTTCGCCGCGCGGTGACGGCGGGCAACGGGCAGGCGCGGCAGGTGATGCGCTTCGATGGGACGAATGACCTGTGGGCGAATGCGACGACGGAATTCGGTGCGCTGACCGGGGCGCGGAGCGTGGCGGCGCTGTGCCGGGTGACGGATGCGGCGGACGGATTTCTCTTCGACGGGACGACGGGCACTGGAAGGACGCGTGCGGAGGTGCGGTCCGGGCAGTGGCAGGCGGGGGTGACGACTTCCACGGGATCGTGGAATGGAACGGAGACGAACACGACAGCGCGGCAAACGGGGGTGTGGCAGCAGCATGTGTTCACCTTCATGCCGAACGGGAGCGGCGGGACGACGGTGGGTCACTGGGTCAACGGTGCTCTAACAGCGACGGTGACGGATAGCCAGGTGACGAATCTGGGCGGGCTGATCCTGGGGGCGAATGGTGGTTCGCCCTTCATGAGATTGAAGGCAGATATTGCGGAGGTGGCGGTGTTTTCGAGTGTGCTGGGCGCGGGCGAGGTGGCGGAGCTCAAGGCGGACTGGGATGCGCGCTGGGGCACGCTGACGGGGCCGCCGCTTTCGATTTCGGTGAGCCAGACGCCGCGGGAGATTCCGCGTTTTGGGAGGAACGAGTTGCTGGGGATGGAGATCAACACGCCTGCGGTGACGACGCTGCAAGAGGTGCGAGTGCAGCTGGCGGCGGGGACGCGGGAGAAGGTGTCATCGGTGGCGATTGTGAATGCGACTACGGGTGTCGTACTTGGGAGCGTGGATGCGCCGGGGAGTGATGCGCTGGTGTTTCCGGTGTCGGCGAGTTTGGCGGAGGGGAGCCATCGTTTTCAGGTGGCTATCATTCCGCAGCGGTATGTGCCTTTGGGCAGTTCGCTGGATGCCTCGGTGACGAGTGTGACGGTGGCGGGCCAAGGGAGCACTGTTCCGGTGAATGCGGATCCTGTGGGAGTGGTGACGCTGGGGCTGGTGCCGCAGTTCACGGATGTGGTGAAGAGCGGGGATTTGGGGATCAACACGTTCCGGATTCCGGGGATCGTGTGTGACGGGCATGGGGTGATGCATGCGGTGTATGATCATCGATATGACAGCTCGGCGGACCTGCCGGCGAATGTGGATGTGGGCTACAGCCGGAGCACGGATGGGGGCGCGACGTGGACGACCTCGCGGGTGATCATGGACTTCGATGCCGCGGTGTCGGGTTCATCGGGGAACGGGGTGGGTGATCCGTGCATCCTTCATGATCCGGTGACGGATACCTTATGGGTGGCGGCGCTGTGGTCCTTCGGGAATCATGCTTACAATGGCTCGGGTGCGGGGACGCTGCCCACGGAGAGCGGTCAGTATGTGCTGGTGAAGAGCGAAGATGGCGGGGTGACTTGGTCGGCGCCGATCAATGTGACGGCGGCGGTGAAGGACAATGTGAACTGGCATCTGATCTTCCAAGGGCCGGGACATGGACTGGCGATGCGCGACGGGACGCTGGTGTTTCCCTCGCAGTATCGGGATGAGAGCGGGACTGTGAGGGTTTGCTCGGTCTTTAGCTCAGATCATGGGGCGACGTGGGACTTCGGATCGGGAGTGCCGACTTCGTCGCCGCAGACGAATGAGAATACGGTGTGCGAGCTGGATGACGGGCAGTTGCTGTTTTCGATGCGGACGCCGAGCGGCTCGAATGGGCAGCGGGCGTGGATTCGCTACACGCCGGGTGGAGCGGTGCCGATGCGTGATGGGAGCTGGGGTTCGCTCTTCCGCCTGGCGGCGGTGCCGGATCCCGTTTGCCAAGGGAGTGTGATCCAGTGGACGAGCGTGCATCGCGGGGATCCGCGGGAGCTGGTGTTGTTCGGAAATCCGGCGAGTTCTTCGGCGCGGAGTAACTTCACGCTAAGGGTTTCGCCGGATGGCGGGGCTTCGTGGCCGGTGTCGCGGCAGCTTTATGCGGGGGCGGCGGCTTATTCCTCGATCTGCATCTTGCCGGATCATTCGGTGGGGGTTTTGTTTGAGAAGGATGACTACACGCGGATCACGTTTGCGCGGGTGGAGGCGGAGTGGCTGATGAATCCGGCGGTGGATGGCGATGGGGACGGGATGCCGGATGCGTGGGAGCTGCTGTATGGCTTGAATGCTTCGGTGAACGATGCAGGGCTGGATTTCGACCGGGATGGGTTTTCTAACAAGGATGAGTATGAGGCGGGGACTGGTCCGGCGAATGCGGGGTCGGTGCTGGGGGTGACGGGGTTTGAGGCGGGTGGGGAATTGAGGTGGAAGAGTGTGCCGGGGCGGAGCTATGCGGTGGAGAGGAGTGTGGATCTTTTTTCTTGGGACGTGGTGTCGGGGTTGGGTGAGGTGTTGGCGACGGGTGGGGAGATGGGGGTGGAGTTGCCGAGTGGTGAGGAGGATGCGGAGTTTTATCGGGTGAGGGTGGTGAGGTGA
- a CDS encoding YdcF family protein → MHPDHLAAALVLWNYHRLNHELLPTDGILVFGSNDLRVAEHAAGLFHRGLAPWILFSGARGRMTQDWKETEAEAMAGVARECGVPEEVILVENRATNTGENICFSRELLEARGIVLSDAIVVQKPYMERRTIAALDVQWPGVSFRASSPGLGFEEYCVGTLTTELVTSAMAGDFQRILDYPALGFASVQEVPEEVMDAFRVLVDAGFTGQLR, encoded by the coding sequence ATGCATCCTGATCACCTCGCTGCAGCCTTGGTTCTTTGGAACTATCATCGGTTGAATCATGAACTCTTGCCGACTGATGGGATTCTAGTTTTTGGGAGCAATGACCTGCGGGTGGCGGAGCATGCGGCGGGGTTGTTTCATCGTGGCCTCGCGCCGTGGATTTTGTTTTCGGGTGCGCGGGGGCGGATGACTCAGGATTGGAAAGAGACGGAGGCGGAGGCGATGGCTGGTGTGGCGCGGGAGTGTGGGGTGCCGGAGGAGGTGATCCTTGTCGAAAACAGGGCGACGAATACGGGGGAGAATATTTGCTTTAGCCGGGAGTTGTTGGAGGCGAGGGGCATCGTGCTGTCCGATGCGATCGTGGTGCAGAAGCCGTATATGGAGCGGCGGACGATTGCGGCGCTGGATGTGCAGTGGCCGGGGGTGAGCTTTCGGGCGAGTTCGCCGGGATTGGGTTTTGAGGAGTATTGTGTGGGGACGCTTACGACTGAGCTGGTGACTTCGGCGATGGCGGGGGACTTCCAGCGGATCCTGGATTATCCGGCGCTTGGATTTGCCTCGGTTCAGGAAGTGCCGGAGGAGGTGATGGATGCTTTCCGGGTGTTGGTTGATGCGGGATTCACGGGGCAATTGCGTTGA